The Sorangiineae bacterium MSr11954 DNA segment TGTGGCTATCTGACCATCCGATCCGCCGTGATGAACGGCGGCCACGTTGAAGCGATGTGGACGAGAGAACCGGCAACGCACTCGAGATCGCCGATCCGCCGTGATGAACGGCGGCCACGTTGAAGCATCGCCTTGCTCGAGACCGCCGCACACGCCGCCCTCTCCAAAACCTTGCGCGCATCGACGAGCCAACCGGTAAAGCCGAGCGCCGCACGCCGGGGTGCGCTCATATTGCTCACGAGGCATTCCCCCCATCAGCACCATCCGGCGCAATTGGGGAGCCCACTGCGCTTTCGGACGCCGACAGGTGGAAGGTCAAGGATTTCACCGATCTCGTTGCATAGGGCGGCGCACTTCTGTGCGCCTTCACTCAGAACGTGTGCTTCGGACAGCTCTCCGGAGTCGAGATGCCGCCGCACGACCCGTCACCACGTCATGCAGTGTTTTCCCAACGGACAACCATCGCCTTAAGAAAGTCAGTGACCTCTGCTTCCGTTTCGACCCACACGTCGAACGTACCCTTTGGTTCCTTCGTGACGATGATGTATCCACTGGGCTTGCTGTGATCAATGCGTACTTTTTCGATCTGTGCGTTCTCGGGGTCTGCCTTCGATACAATACCCCATACACCTGTAGGAAAATCGCTATTCATGGGTCCTTCAACGGAACATGGTTGTTCGACCGTATCGCATCTCGTCCCCGACGTGCGGGATCAACGTTCTCGAAGTGCACGTGAGGATCAATATCCCCCGTGCGCCCGTGATCGAGGGTTCATCGATGCGGAATTGTCGCGTATCATCGGCGCTTCGGAAAACGCCCGTTCCGGATCCGCCCATTTCTTTATACTGAGGACCGACCCAACGCTCGCCAGCCGTGAGGGCCTCATCCGTGGTGAGCTTGTGCGCGCTTTCAAAGTTCCCGCTCCCTTTCGCGGACTCGCCAAGCACGGATTCAATTGCACAGATATTGTGTACGAGAACCTGTGCATCCGCGACGAAGTACGTGTGATTTGCCGCCACTGATCCTCCCCCGCCACGGTGGACACGCTACTATATTCGCAAGAGCGGCGACTTGGGACTTCAATTCGAACGCCATCGGACTGACATAGCCGACGTACGAATGCCGGCGCACGGTGTTGTAGAAGTGCTCGATGTAGTCACCGATGGACGCGGTCACGTCGTCGCGCGTGGCATAGCGTTGGTGGTCGACGTGCTCAGCCTTCAGCGTCGCGAAGAAGCTTTCAGCAACGGCACTATCGTAGCAGTCGGCCGTGCGACTCATGCTCACGACGACCCCGGCAGCGGCGAGCGCCTGGCGATAATCCTCGCTCGCATACGGGCTTCCGCGGTCCGTGTGATGAATGAGCCCTGGGGCAGGTCGACGCGTTCGCAGAGCGCCGCGGAGCGTGGCGAGGACGAGGGAGCGGTCGTTGATGGCGGGTTGTTGACGGCGAGACGACGCCGAAAGGTCTTTCCGGTTGGAAGGCGAGGCCGCACCGGGCCGCTCATGTGGAGGCGAGCGGATTTGGATGCTTATCTATGTGGACGAGGACACGACGATGCTCTGGAAGATGCAATGGCGTTACGAGATCGCAGCCAAACCGAGCGCACCAGGGGATCTGGCGGATGAAAGCGGGCGGATACTTGATCGCCCTTCGCGTGAACAACCCCAAAAAAACGGGGAAACGCGAATGGGCCGTGGAGGTACTCCCAGACGCGATGCTGGACGAGGCTCGGCTCCAACGCCTGCGACTTCGGGAGAAGAAGCGCGCTTCCGTGCACGGCAAGACGCGACGGCGGAGGCTCTGGAGCGAATGCGCCTCGTCCGTCTACGAGCGCAAAGTCGAAGTCGGGGATCTCAAGAGCGATAAGTCCATCGAGCGCTGGGACGACACGTTGACGCATCATCTGATCCCTGAACTCGGGGACTTTTGGTGCGACGAACTTCGCTTCGCCCACCTTCAGGCGATGAAGGATACGATCGCCAAGCGCACGAAGCTCCCGAAGACGATCGTCGACGAAAAAGGAAAAGAGCGGCGGAATCCCGAGTGCATCGCGAAGTCAACCGTGAACGGGTGGTTCTCGATCCTGCGCGTAAATGACCGCCGAGCTCGAGCTCCCAAAGAATCCGGCGATCGGCCTGAAGGATTTCGACACCTCCGACGAGCCGACCTACACCGACGAAGAGCCGAACGCCTTGCCGCCGGAGCTCGTGCCCGAGTTTCTCCGCATGATGAAGAAGCGGTGGCCCCAGCACTACGCGATGACCTTCTTGGGGATTGTCACCGGCTGGCGGCCGTCCACGATGCGATCCCTCCGGCGCAAGGGTGACAAGCCCGACGTGCTCTGGAAGGTGAACCGAATCCTCGCCCGACGCTCGAACCCCATCGGGCAGAGCGTGATGAACAAGACCAAGACGGGGAAGCGGCACCGGGCGGAGCTTCCGAAAGAAGCGATGGACGTGCTTGCGGAGCACGTCCGGCAGCTCGAGAGCCGCCCCTGAGCAAGTGGAACAAGCCGCCCCTCTGGTGGCGGTCCAAGATGGCGGAGAGCGACCTACTGTTCCCCGCGAGGCACGGCGGTTATCGCGCGCGTGCAGTGCTCGACAAGCCGTTTCAAGACGTCTCGAGGCGCATCGGCCTGACCTTCACGTTCACGCCGCGCGGCTTGCGGCGCACCTTCCAGGACCTCGGCCGCGCCGCCGCCATCCCGTCCATCGTCAAGCGCGCCATCAGCGGCCATGCGACGGAGACGATGGAGGAACTCTATTCCACCGTCGGATTCAACGAGATGCGCCAAGGGCTCAACCGTGTGGTCGAGATAGCCCAAGGCCCCTCGTCATCAACCGATGGGCAGGGTTGTGAAAGAGGTTGTGAAGAGAGGGCTGCGAAAACAGCAAACCCTCAGAAAACGCAGAGCGGGAGAAGGGATTCGAACCCTCGACGTCCACCTTGGCAAGGTGGCACTCTACCACTGAGTTACTCCCGCGTCTCGAAGGGCGCCTAACTTGCCTTCATCGACCCCCCTCTGTCAACACGTCTGATCCATTTTTTTTCAAACCCCTCCCCGCCCCCACGATCGCGCGCAGAAATGCCCTCGACCGAGCCGGGCTCGGCGTGTTGCCTATCCCCGCCACCGCGAGCCGCAACGGTACATAGCTCCGCACCGCGCCCCCGCGACTCACTGCGCGTGCCCCTCAACACGCCCCGGTCCCGTCACAACGCCGAGCCACGAGCTCGACACCACCCCCGCAGGGTGCGTCGTACGCGACAACGGCGCCCAACGATGGCCCGCGGTCGAATCATGAGCTCGCCCGCCCGAATCCGACCATAGCGTCGCCCCCAAGACCGCCGATGCCGAGGCGGACGCCAACGCCAACACCGCGCCCAGACATCCACATCGGCGACCCCGCACGCGCGCCGCTTCGCCCCTGAGCCGTGCGCTTCAACGATTCGTCGAGAGCGCGCACGGCGCATCGAAAAGGCGCCCGGAGACCATCCGAACGTTCGCGCCGTAACGTGCAACCGCGCTTCCTAAATTCGAATGAATAAACGGCACGATCGGGCAGCGGGCCGACGACCATTCGCGCGGCAATGCCTCTCCGCGTAGAAGCCACGCGGCTTGCCCGTACGAGGCGAAGCCGTTCGCCGTAGAACGCACATTCGCAATCGCGCAGTCACCAACGAGCCCACAATCGCGAAACCTCGTCTCCGCAATTCAATAATTTGCACGCGCTCGCCTCACCCATCATGGGTCATCGCGGGCGAAGAGGGAGGCCCGCTTCGAAGAAGGCTACGACATGACCATCGCTGCACGAACCGTCGAACGAATATCGCACTCCCGTCCCATTTTCCGCACTCGTGCTCACGGCGTACCTCGTCTCCAGTCGCGAACGCTCCGCGGAGGCTCCGAACCACGACGGGACGCGAGCGGGGAAAGTGCTCCCTCGCGCACGTCGATTGCGAAGACGAAGCGGAGGATACGTAAGGTGCTACTCACGCTGCGCAACTTCGTCCGCAAAGTTCCTCCATCCGTGAGACCGGACTCGAACTTGCCGCCGAACGCTCCGCAGCTGACAACCACGAGACGCAACTTGGTTACTACAATGGATATGCAATATGCCAATTGCCGCGCCAAGATGAATGCGCATTGCTAGCGGCGCAACAATGAAGCAGTGCAAACGGCAAAACGGACGACCGGTCCTCCGGCGATTCGGGTGCGCCTCCGCCTTTCGACCCGCGCGCCGCCCGTACCAGACACCTGCGTGCCCCGAGCCCCTCGACGGGAACGAGGGCGACATCGACCGCCGATGCCGACGGGGGCACGCGCTCCTGCGACAGCCATTGCCCATGCACCGAGCCCACGCAGCCCCCGCACACGGAGGGCACCCCAGAACAGGAGCGTGCCCGCACGATGTTCTTCGATGCCCAAACAACGAGCGCCCATTCCCCAAGGAACATTCGTAGACATTCGAAACGGCGACGCATGTGCAATACCGGCGACGATCCGCGCCGAATTGCGGCCGCTGCGGCCATGATCGGATGATGACCATGAAGAAACCCACGGCCCCTTCGATGGGAGCCATCGCTACCCGGCGGGTTACGCGCCATCCGAACCTGTCGCCCGCGCGCCCCGCCATGGATGGACCATGTAGGCCCCACCCGGCCTCGGTGCGCTCGTACGCAGAGCTCTTTCGGCTTCGGAGCTCGACCTTCGATTTCCCGCGACGCATCGTCACCGAGAGCCTCGGGGACGTGATGCAGGTGCGGCGCGCCATCGAGCGCACATTTCGCTCGGTTCGCTGGTTCGAGAGACGGGGCCATATCGAGGACGTTTCGGGCACGAGCGCCGGCATCACCCTGTGGTGCGACGACATTGGCGCAATCGGCCGGGGAGCCGTCGACCGCGTCATCCTGGCGATCTACGGCGAGCACCGCATGGCGATCATCGCCCCCTTGTGTCGAATGAACGGTTGGACCGCATGCGACGGCACGCTCACCTTGCTCGAGGTGGAAAACGATGCGCGCCGCACGCGAGCGCCGGAGGAGGTCCAGCGGATATCATGGCCGTACGAAGGGTGATAGGTCCAGACGCCCTACGCTCACTCGCCCTACGCTCAGAACACCCCTTACGCTCACACGCCCTACGCTCAGACGCCTTACGCTCAGACGCCCTACGCTCACTCGCCCTACGCTCAGAACACCCCTTACGCTCACACGCCCTACGCTCAGACACCCCCATCGCTCACACGCCCTACACTCACACGCCAAACACACAGACCCTCTACGCTCAGACGCTCCCCCTTCCGCACAAACCGACAGCGACCAGCAACAACGCGCCGTCGATAATTCGAAAGCGGCCGACGCCGATCACCGCGCGCCCCAGCGGACCTTTACCCCTTTCGCGAGCGCCCATCGCTCGCCAACAGCCCACCCCCCGCCTTGCGGAGCAGTGAGTCCAGCATCTCACGCTCGGCCCGCGTGAGCTTGGCGAAGGGCTCGCGCACGAGGGTGAAGTATTCGTCAGCACACGCATGCAACCGCTCGAGCCCGAAGGCCGTGATGTGGATGCGTAAGCTGCGACGATCGGAGGCATCGACCTCGCGTCGGATCAGGCCGGCGCGCTCCATCAGGTTGAGACGGTGGGTCACCGTGCCGCTCGGGCAGTTCATCTGGTCCATGAGCTGACTCGGGGTGAGCCCCCCCTCCCCCGCGGAGGCCACGATGGCCAAGGCCGGAAACCCCGACGGCCCCAGGCCGTAGCGCTCCATCATCTCCTCGTAGCGGGCTAGCTGCTCGCGGGCGATGTGGCCCAATCGCATGGAGAGCGTCAGCCCCGAGACATCCCACTCGGGGAATCGCTCCTTCCAACTCGCAGCCACGGCGGCCACGAGATCCTTGCGTGGGTGCTTGACGTCCTTCGACATGCCGGATTTGTAGCGCGGTTCGGTTACTTCGACACCGAGATAAATAGCTCGATGCCGAAGTAAATAGCTCGACGTCGAAGTAAATGCCTCGACGTCGAGGCAAATGCCTTGACGTCGAGACAAACGGCGACAAATATCTCGACATCGAGACAAATGGAGGTGCCTTGGTGAAGAAAATTCGTGTAGGGATCGTTGGGGCGAACGCGGAGCGAGGGTGGGCCAAGGTGGCGCACGTGCCTGCGTTGAGAGCGCTCCCGCAGTTCGAGATCACGGCGGTCAGCACGCGCAATCGGGCGAGCGCGGAGCAGGCGGCGGCGCTGTTTGGGGCGGCGCATGCGTTCGATCGGGTGGAGGCGTTGGTGGCGCATCCCGAGGTGGATGTGGTGACGGTGTCCGTCAAGACGCCGGATCATGCGGCGGTCGTGCGGGCGGCGATTGAGGCGGGGAAGCATGTGTTCTGCGAGTGGCCGCTGGGGGCCTCCACGATCGAGGCCGAGGAGCTCGCGGGGCTCGCCAAGGCGCGCGGGGTTCGTACGGCGATTGGGTTACAACGGCGCTATTTGCCCAGCATCCTCCATGTGCGCGAGCTGATCGCGGAGGGGTACGTGGGGCGGCTGCGGTCGTGCAATTTCAGTTATCCCATTCCCATGATGGGGACGCGGACGCCGATCCAGAATGCGTATTCGACGGATGCCAAGAACGGCGCCACCTTGCTCAGTATCATGGGGGGACACTTCTTCGATCTGGTGTGCTTTGCGCTGGGCGACCTGCGGGAGGTGGCCGCGGTGGTGGCGAGGCAGTTCGAAACGACGACCTTGCTCGAAACCGGAGAGGTGATCCCCGTGAACACACCGCATCAAGTCCTGGTGAGCGGCACGTTCGCGAGCAACGCGGTGCTATCGGCCCACCTCGAGGCGGGAAGGCAGCAAGGTCCTTCCCACTTGACCATGCACATCACGGGGACGGAGGGCTCCCTCGAGCTTCGGAGTGATACGCACGATCCCACCGATCTCCTCCTCTTCGGAGCCCGCGGCGACGAGCCGCACCTCGAAAAGCTGACCGTCCCCCAGGCGCATGTGGGTGAGTACGGCACGGATCTCCAAGGCTCGGCCTATGCGATGACGCAGCTCTATGCCGCGTTCGGGCGCGATATCGCCGATGGGACTTCGCTCGCGCCCGGCTTCGACGATGCGCTCCGGCGGCACCGGTTGCTCGACGCCATCCAAACGGCAGCGTCCACGGGACGAACGCAACCCGTGCCGGGGTGACGAGCCGAGCCTGCGCGTGCGCGAGGAGGTCTTCCGACGTGCGATCACTCCCCGAAGAACGAGCGCTGCTGGAAGCGTAGGCCCGAGAGGATTTGCTCCACGCGGGCGCCGGAGAGCGAGCCGATTCGTTCGCCCAGTTGGGCTTTTTCGACCGAAGCGATCTGAGACACCACCACCACGCTCGGCTTGGGAAGGTCCC contains these protein-coding regions:
- a CDS encoding MarR family transcriptional regulator, which gives rise to MSKDVKHPRKDLVAAVAASWKERFPEWDVSGLTLSMRLGHIAREQLARYEEMMERYGLGPSGFPALAIVASAGEGGLTPSQLMDQMNCPSGTVTHRLNLMERAGLIRREVDASDRRSLRIHITAFGLERLHACADEYFTLVREPFAKLTRAEREMLDSLLRKAGGGLLASDGRSRKG
- a CDS encoding Gfo/Idh/MocA family oxidoreductase, which produces MKKIRVGIVGANAERGWAKVAHVPALRALPQFEITAVSTRNRASAEQAAALFGAAHAFDRVEALVAHPEVDVVTVSVKTPDHAAVVRAAIEAGKHVFCEWPLGASTIEAEELAGLAKARGVRTAIGLQRRYLPSILHVRELIAEGYVGRLRSCNFSYPIPMMGTRTPIQNAYSTDAKNGATLLSIMGGHFFDLVCFALGDLREVAAVVARQFETTTLLETGEVIPVNTPHQVLVSGTFASNAVLSAHLEAGRQQGPSHLTMHITGTEGSLELRSDTHDPTDLLLFGARGDEPHLEKLTVPQAHVGEYGTDLQGSAYAMTQLYAAFGRDIADGTSLAPGFDDALRRHRLLDAIQTAASTGRTQPVPG